A portion of the Cellulophaga algicola DSM 14237 genome contains these proteins:
- a CDS encoding SusC/RagA family TonB-linked outer membrane protein, giving the protein MKKQYNNCHYLGNLFKFDLKMKLTAIMLILSLCRISASIYSQNTKITLNLNEVTYQELFKEIKIKTEFKFFFKNSEINSKEIVSIDVNDKYVEDILDMVFKGKDISYQILGKQIILKRGKPKITDTSILQDDFNLEGNVLDEDGIPILGISILIKNTTKGTITDFDGNFTIKASKGDVLLFKGLGFKSKEITIKDEKPLSVVLEEDVAALQEVVVSGYDKTSKRIFTGASSSIVSQDLKIDGLVDVSQMLEGRAAGVNIQNVTGTFGSGPKVTIRGASSVFGDTRPLWVIDGVIQEDIVNTDFDALISGDASTLISSSISGLNANDIEKIDILKDASATSLYGARALNGVIVITTKGGKRKSKLKVNYTLEQTVRDIPRYGNYDILNSKETVSIFQELEEKGFLDFPTVAQNRSGGIYTILAQQLNAFDASSGQFGVENTVEGRNAFLQQYEQTNTDWFKQLFRSSMTQNHSLSFSGGGENNSFYTSLSFFNDPGWTIADKVSRFTYKVKNTYYLSDKFKLTLGSNGAIRDQNAPGTFNRQADSFRGSVSRVFDINPFNYALSTNRTIRPRDVDGNLEYYRANWAPINIFNELENNAIKLKVKDISFQLEGNYEITKNLNYDFLGSLRYVVSDRDHNITENSNVASAYRSQETTIVRNANVFLYTDPDNPTAPPISVLPEGGIYRNTSNELTNYYVRNSLNYTNTFNQKHEVSGLLGQELRYIDREEDYFVGYGLQYDRGLTPFTDPGIFSKTLGEATDYFGIESEKERTLGIFSKLTYAYDSKYIVSLTGRYDGSNRQGRSKSSRWLPTGTVSGKWNVKNESFLENVDFLNSLSLRGSYGLTATAGPATNSLAIFRNDVTNRLNFDSRERYLNIEELQNSELTWEKQYETNLGLDFGMYDNKILFTADVYQRKGFDLIDFVRSSGIGGEFIKQGNNSDMETKGIEVSLTVKPIKTPNFSWSSTLNFSTLEQKITALENKPNVLDLVDQTGGNVVGYPRQSLFSFQFTGLDDRGLPTYNLPEDPGNEENSVTGADFQDVDDITSYLKYEGSIEPTKTAGFSNTFRYKSFSLSFLVSASGGNKIRLDPKFSQSYSDLNVFTSEFTNRWISPGDENFTNVPVIASGRLLNEIPNLFRAYNAYNFSDVRVVDGDFIRMKNISLSYSFPDLLIQDLGLNTFSLKLSTTNPFMIYSDSRLNGQDPEFFRSGGVSQPITRQFTLSLNLGF; this is encoded by the coding sequence ATGAAAAAACAATATAATAATTGCCATTATCTAGGCAATCTATTTAAATTCGATTTGAAAATGAAACTTACTGCCATAATGCTTATTCTATCTTTGTGTAGAATAAGTGCAAGTATTTATTCTCAGAATACAAAAATCACTTTAAACCTAAACGAAGTAACGTATCAAGAATTGTTCAAGGAGATAAAAATTAAAACTGAATTTAAATTCTTTTTTAAAAACTCTGAAATCAATTCAAAAGAAATAGTTTCTATTGATGTCAATGACAAGTATGTAGAAGATATACTTGATATGGTATTTAAAGGGAAAGATATTTCGTATCAGATTTTGGGGAAACAAATTATTTTAAAACGAGGCAAACCTAAAATAACTGATACATCAATTTTGCAAGATGATTTTAATCTTGAAGGTAATGTTTTAGATGAAGATGGGATTCCTATTTTGGGAATTTCAATTCTTATTAAGAATACTACTAAAGGAACTATTACAGACTTTGATGGTAATTTTACCATAAAAGCTTCAAAAGGGGATGTTTTATTATTTAAAGGTCTTGGTTTTAAAAGTAAAGAGATAACAATAAAAGATGAAAAACCGCTATCTGTTGTTTTAGAGGAAGATGTTGCTGCACTACAGGAAGTAGTGGTATCAGGTTATGATAAAACATCTAAAAGAATATTTACAGGTGCTTCTAGTTCAATCGTATCTCAAGATCTAAAGATTGATGGTTTGGTAGACGTCAGTCAGATGTTAGAAGGTAGAGCTGCTGGGGTAAATATTCAAAACGTTACAGGAACATTTGGTTCTGGACCTAAAGTTACTATTCGTGGTGCTTCTTCTGTTTTTGGAGATACAAGACCTTTATGGGTAATTGATGGGGTTATTCAGGAAGATATTGTTAATACAGATTTTGACGCTTTAATCTCTGGAGATGCTTCTACATTAATAAGCTCTTCTATTTCTGGCCTTAACGCAAATGATATTGAAAAGATTGATATTCTTAAAGATGCTTCGGCAACTTCATTATATGGAGCTCGTGCACTAAATGGAGTTATCGTAATCACAACAAAAGGAGGGAAGAGAAAGTCTAAGTTAAAAGTTAATTATACCTTAGAGCAAACGGTTAGAGATATTCCAAGATACGGCAATTATGATATTTTGAATTCAAAAGAAACGGTGAGTATTTTTCAAGAGTTAGAAGAAAAGGGTTTCTTAGATTTTCCAACGGTAGCACAAAATAGAAGTGGAGGTATTTATACCATTCTTGCGCAGCAATTAAATGCATTTGACGCTAGTAGCGGTCAGTTTGGTGTGGAGAACACAGTTGAAGGAAGAAATGCGTTTTTACAGCAATATGAGCAAACAAATACAGATTGGTTTAAGCAATTGTTTAGATCTTCGATGACACAAAATCATAGCTTGAGCTTTTCTGGAGGTGGTGAGAATAATAGTTTCTATACTTCACTAAGTTTCTTTAATGATCCAGGATGGACTATAGCAGATAAGGTAAGTAGATTTACGTATAAAGTAAAAAACACTTATTATTTATCAGATAAATTTAAACTGACGCTAGGCTCTAATGGGGCAATCAGAGATCAAAATGCTCCAGGAACATTCAATAGGCAAGCAGATAGTTTTAGAGGAAGTGTTTCTAGGGTTTTTGATATAAACCCATTCAACTATGCATTATCAACAAATAGAACAATAAGACCTAGAGATGTTGATGGTAATCTGGAATATTATAGAGCGAATTGGGCTCCAATTAATATTTTTAACGAATTAGAAAATAACGCTATTAAACTAAAGGTAAAAGATATTAGTTTCCAATTAGAAGGTAATTATGAAATAACGAAGAACTTGAATTATGATTTCTTAGGTTCTTTGCGTTATGTAGTTTCTGATAGAGATCATAATATTACTGAAAATTCTAATGTAGCTTCTGCTTACAGATCTCAAGAAACCACAATAGTACGTAACGCTAATGTTTTTTTATATACAGATCCAGATAATCCAACTGCACCTCCAATATCTGTCTTACCAGAAGGTGGTATTTACAGAAACACGAGTAATGAGCTTACAAATTATTATGTTAGAAATAGTTTAAACTATACAAATACCTTTAATCAAAAACATGAGGTTAGTGGTTTGCTTGGACAAGAGCTAAGGTATATTGATAGAGAAGAAGATTATTTTGTAGGTTACGGACTTCAATATGATAGAGGTTTAACTCCTTTTACAGATCCAGGTATATTTTCGAAAACATTAGGAGAAGCCACTGATTATTTTGGTATTGAAAGTGAAAAAGAGCGAACATTAGGTATTTTCTCTAAGTTAACCTATGCTTATGATAGTAAATATATAGTTTCCTTAACAGGGCGTTATGATGGGTCTAATAGACAAGGTAGAAGTAAATCTTCTCGTTGGTTACCTACAGGCACGGTTAGTGGAAAGTGGAATGTAAAAAATGAAAGTTTTTTAGAAAATGTAGATTTTCTAAATTCATTGAGTCTTCGTGGTTCTTACGGTCTTACTGCTACAGCAGGACCAGCAACAAATTCTTTAGCTATTTTCAGAAATGATGTAACGAATAGATTAAATTTTGATTCTCGCGAACGGTATTTAAATATTGAGGAATTGCAAAATTCAGAATTAACATGGGAGAAGCAATATGAAACCAACCTAGGGCTAGATTTTGGAATGTATGATAATAAAATACTATTTACAGCTGATGTATATCAACGAAAAGGATTTGATTTAATAGATTTTGTAAGATCATCAGGTATTGGTGGAGAGTTTATTAAACAGGGAAATAATTCTGATATGGAAACTAAAGGTATTGAAGTTTCATTAACGGTTAAACCTATTAAGACACCAAACTTTAGTTGGTCTTCTACCCTTAACTTTTCTACTTTAGAACAAAAGATTACAGCCTTAGAGAACAAACCTAATGTTCTAGATTTAGTAGATCAAACAGGGGGTAATGTAGTTGGTTATCCAAGACAATCATTGTTTTCTTTTCAATTTACAGGGCTAGACGATAGGGGTTTGCCTACCTATAATTTACCTGAAGATCCAGGAAATGAAGAGAATAGTGTTACGGGTGCAGACTTTCAAGATGTGGATGATATTACCTCGTATTTAAAATATGAAGGAAGTATAGAGCCTACAAAAACAGCAGGGTTTTCTAATACATTTAGGTATAAGAGTTTTTCGCTTAGCTTCTTAGTTTCTGCTTCGGGAGGAAATAAAATTAGGTTAGATCCTAAATTTTCACAATCCTATTCAGATTTAAATGTCTTTACCTCAGAATTTACAAACCGTTGGATTTCTCCAGGAGATGAAAATTTCACAAATGTTCCTGTTATCGCAAGTGGTAGGTTGTTAAATGAAATTCCAAATTTATTTAGAGCTTACAATGCGTATAACTTTTCGGATGTAAGAGTAGTCGATGGCGATTTTATTAGAATGAAAAATATAAGTCTTTCTTATAGTTTTCCTGATCTATTAATTCAGG
- a CDS encoding FecR family protein: MNKSQLNNIEISKFLNNTLTPGELIVFKDKLEVSENVDLLKKYIVINHLFEIESQSFDSDVAFEKFLAKKIEYNSTLKNSFYESNKSYLLAAASICLLVGLSFLVYFNKYHTNELEVSNQIVLKLSSGEKKSLDESKSNKIYNKQGEVVAVQKGNSIRYNYKESTTKVVVNEFNEIYVPYGKRMEIVLSDGSRVHLNSGSSLKYPTFFTADQKRIVELKGEAYFDVAKMNELNRFVVTSDNFETTVLGTEFNVSSYDSDIENDVVLIEGSVRVMSNSDKEHVLIPGQQFKYSNTNPGEVRTVDVQSHIAWLDGVLFFENEEFKSILKKLERFYDVSIDNNCEALWNEKFTGQFDLESIEDVLETFKNTVPFNFELKNQKVVINPLNS; the protein is encoded by the coding sequence ATGAATAAAAGTCAGTTAAACAACATTGAAATTTCTAAATTTTTAAACAACACCTTAACACCAGGTGAGCTAATTGTATTTAAAGATAAATTAGAAGTGTCTGAGAATGTAGACCTGCTAAAAAAGTATATTGTAATTAATCATTTATTTGAGATTGAGAGTCAAAGTTTTGATTCAGATGTAGCTTTTGAGAAATTTTTGGCAAAAAAAATCGAATATAATTCTACGCTTAAAAATTCTTTTTATGAATCAAATAAATCTTATTTGCTTGCAGCGGCAAGTATTTGTCTTTTAGTAGGATTATCTTTTTTAGTATATTTTAATAAGTACCATACAAATGAATTAGAAGTTTCTAATCAAATAGTTTTGAAGCTTAGTTCTGGAGAGAAGAAATCTTTAGATGAAAGTAAATCTAATAAAATATATAATAAGCAAGGAGAAGTAGTTGCTGTCCAAAAAGGGAATAGTATACGCTATAATTATAAAGAGAGCACTACTAAAGTAGTAGTTAATGAATTTAATGAAATTTATGTTCCCTATGGCAAAAGAATGGAGATAGTTCTGTCTGATGGTTCTAGAGTTCACTTAAATTCAGGGTCTTCTTTAAAATATCCTACTTTCTTTACTGCAGATCAAAAACGTATAGTAGAATTAAAAGGAGAAGCTTATTTTGATGTAGCCAAAATGAATGAACTAAATAGGTTTGTGGTTACTTCTGATAATTTTGAAACAACTGTGCTTGGTACCGAATTTAATGTAAGTTCTTATGATAGTGATATTGAAAATGATGTAGTTCTTATTGAAGGTTCGGTACGTGTGATGTCTAATTCAGATAAAGAACATGTTTTAATACCAGGTCAACAATTTAAATATAGTAATACAAATCCAGGAGAGGTTAGAACTGTTGATGTTCAAAGCCATATAGCTTGGTTAGATGGTGTATTATTTTTTGAAAATGAAGAATTTAAATCTATTTTAAAAAAATTAGAACGTTTTTATGATGTTTCGATAGACAATAATTGTGAAGCTTTATGGAATGAAAAGTTTACAGGACAATTTGATTTAGAATCTATTGAAGATGTCTTAGAAACTTTTAAAAATACAGTGCCTTTTAATTTTGAATTAAAAAACCAAAAAGTAGTAATCAACCCTTTAAATAGTTAA
- a CDS encoding RNA polymerase sigma-70 factor → MKNLKKGDDDAFKQLYNLYYKKLCVYTYGLSKDKIVSEDIVQNVFFNLWKNRKKVEITNSLNAYLFKACYNEFIDSYKKEQKTIDYLTEIRISAMDFFIEDTIETTNEAKITSIKKAIEKLPNKCKEVFIMIKIEGLKYKEVADNLKISIKTVEAHMSLALRKIKEQI, encoded by the coding sequence ATTAAAAACCTTAAAAAGGGTGATGATGACGCATTTAAGCAACTTTACAATCTATACTATAAAAAACTATGCGTGTATACGTACGGGCTTTCAAAAGATAAGATTGTATCAGAAGATATTGTACAAAACGTTTTCTTTAACCTCTGGAAAAATAGAAAAAAAGTTGAAATTACGAATTCATTAAACGCCTATTTATTCAAAGCATGTTATAATGAATTTATAGATAGTTATAAAAAGGAACAAAAAACAATTGACTATTTAACCGAAATAAGGATTTCTGCCATGGATTTCTTTATTGAGGATACTATTGAAACAACGAACGAAGCCAAAATTACTTCTATTAAAAAAGCGATCGAAAAGCTTCCTAATAAATGCAAAGAAGTTTTTATAATGATAAAAATTGAAGGTTTAAAATATAAAGAAGTTGCCGATAATTTAAAAATATCTATAAAGACCGTTGAAGCACATATGTCATTAGCCCTCAGAAAAATAAAAGAACAGATCTAA
- a CDS encoding putative porin — protein sequence MRYIILLFIVFSSNFVLCQQDSIPKSKEARPLPKANKDLNKKIDTSKVEYEPAIADYKIISFYRDTTYVDTTLSIKKEYKYNYIRKDNFELLPFANMGQPYNKLAYNFESNFFYPKLGAMAKNYNYMEMEDIDYYNVPTPMTEVMFKTVFEEGQFLDILLTFNLSKRFNYAIAYKGFRSYGKYNNSQAEAGNFRTSANYLSENQRYSFRGHIAAQDLINEENGGLNDVVGQFESGDSDFTDRSRIDVNLTDAQSKILGKRYFFENQYKLIKKDNDSSSVEKTSLAIGHLFNYETKYYQFTQDSENAYFGDAFVATDLSDKAQLRSFYNQFSAEFYNSTLGRLKANLNIFNYNYSFNSILITDAQVINSNLKGDEISIGANYHKRIKGFNLKGDFAYNLTGDLTGSILNAEASYSLGESVFLSAKLHSSSRMPNFNYLLYQSDYSNYNWDNSNTFEKTKTNSLQFNIDSKLLGSASAKFTTLDNYSYFAVDPSVTLVEGESENQYIKPFQETSSINYIKLKYNKEFKLGNFALDNTLMYQTVSQSNDILNVPQFTTRNTLYYSKEIFKKAMFLQTGVTFKYFTSYNMNSYNPLLGELYIQNAQSLGGFPVIDFFINAKVQQTRIYLKAEHLNSSFSGYNYFSAPDNPYRDFIVRFGVVWNFFS from the coding sequence ATGAGATATATAATATTGCTATTTATTGTGTTTAGTTCAAATTTTGTTTTGTGCCAACAAGATTCAATCCCAAAATCTAAAGAGGCAAGGCCTTTGCCAAAAGCCAATAAAGATTTAAATAAAAAAATAGATACAAGCAAGGTTGAGTACGAACCTGCTATTGCTGATTATAAAATTATCTCCTTTTATAGAGACACAACTTATGTAGATACTACGCTATCCATAAAAAAGGAATATAAATATAATTATATTAGAAAAGATAATTTTGAATTATTGCCTTTTGCTAATATGGGGCAGCCTTATAATAAGTTAGCTTATAATTTTGAGTCTAATTTTTTCTATCCAAAACTTGGGGCTATGGCTAAAAATTATAATTATATGGAGATGGAAGACATCGATTATTATAATGTACCTACGCCTATGACAGAGGTTATGTTTAAAACTGTTTTTGAAGAAGGTCAGTTTTTAGATATTTTATTGACTTTTAATTTATCTAAGCGCTTTAATTATGCTATTGCTTATAAAGGATTTAGATCATACGGTAAATATAATAATAGTCAAGCAGAAGCGGGTAATTTTAGAACTAGTGCTAATTACTTGAGTGAAAACCAAAGATACTCGTTTAGGGGGCATATTGCTGCACAAGATTTGATAAACGAAGAGAATGGAGGATTAAATGATGTGGTGGGTCAGTTTGAGTCAGGGGATTCGGATTTTACAGATAGATCAAGGATAGATGTCAATTTAACAGATGCACAAAGTAAAATATTAGGGAAAAGATATTTTTTTGAAAATCAATATAAATTGATAAAAAAAGATAACGATTCGAGTAGTGTTGAGAAAACATCTTTAGCAATAGGTCATTTGTTTAACTATGAAACCAAATACTATCAATTTACTCAGGATAGTGAGAATGCTTATTTTGGTGATGCTTTCGTTGCTACAGATCTTTCTGATAAGGCTCAACTAAGATCTTTTTATAATCAATTTAGTGCAGAGTTTTATAATTCTACCTTAGGGAGGTTGAAAGCTAATTTAAATATATTTAATTATAATTATTCCTTTAATAGTATCCTTATTACAGATGCGCAAGTAATAAATTCAAATCTTAAAGGAGATGAGATTTCAATAGGAGCTAATTATCATAAGCGGATAAAAGGTTTCAATTTAAAGGGAGATTTCGCTTACAACCTTACTGGGGATTTAACGGGTTCTATTCTCAATGCAGAGGCTAGTTATTCATTAGGTGAAAGTGTCTTTTTAAGTGCAAAGTTGCATTCCTCGTCTAGAATGCCAAATTTTAATTACCTATTATATCAAAGCGATTATAGTAATTACAATTGGGATAATTCAAATACTTTTGAAAAGACGAAGACTAATAGTTTACAGTTTAATATTGATTCTAAGTTGTTGGGTAGTGCATCTGCTAAATTTACGACTCTGGATAATTATTCTTATTTCGCGGTTGATCCATCAGTAACATTAGTAGAGGGTGAAAGTGAAAACCAATATATCAAACCTTTTCAGGAGACGAGCAGTATTAATTATATAAAACTGAAGTATAATAAGGAATTTAAGCTAGGTAATTTTGCGTTAGACAATACGCTAATGTATCAAACGGTATCTCAGAGCAATGATATTCTAAATGTACCACAGTTTACTACTAGAAATACATTGTATTATTCAAAGGAGATATTTAAGAAAGCAATGTTTTTGCAAACGGGTGTTACTTTTAAGTACTTTACTTCCTATAATATGAATTCTTATAACCCTTTATTAGGAGAGCTCTATATCCAGAATGCTCAAAGCTTAGGAGGTTTTCCAGTAATAGACTTTTTTATTAATGCAAAAGTACAGCAGACGCGTATCTATTTAAAGGCAGAACATCTCAACTCATCCTTTAGTGGTTACAATTACTTTTCTGCACCAGATAATCCTTATCGTGATTTTATTGTCCGCTTTGGGGTGGTTTGGAACTTCTTTAGTTAG
- a CDS encoding VCBS repeat-containing protein gives MKLSINLFYFLVLFVFLSFFLGCNKNVVTEKTYLLEKLESSETGIDFVNQIDENSEHSIINYLYFYNGGGVSAGDVNNDGLVDLYFVSNMKENKLYINKGNFEFEDVSMKSNTEGKSEWNTGTTMIDINNDGFLDIYVCAVSGLLNFKGRNELFVNNGDGTFTEDAKSYGLDFEGYATQAYFFDYDKDDDLDVYIVNHAVHTTLSHGLASVRNKRVPFVGDVLLNNENGVFKDVSELSGIYGGVNGYGLSAAIADFDNDGWDDIYVCNDFHEDDYYYINNRDGTFRESLGESFSTISRFSMGSDAADVNNDGYLDLITLDMLPYDERVVKESEGEDAMFHMNERLRKLGYKDQFARNMMQINKEGKYFTETALFNGIEATDWSWGPLIADFNNDGFNDLFISNGILRRPNDLDFKIFVSNAFKGRTSDQGLKWLYKSIDSMPSGLVSNEIFEGGLHKFKNKTGSWFKETPTSSNGAAYVDLDNDGNLDLVINNLREEVSIYKNTSGKSNNFISFKFNYKPKNNSGIGTKIKVYAGGVMQFKQLYKSRGFLSSTDDKLHFGLNGNNQVDSVRIIWPNNTYQTLFSPEINKTHDITLSSNSENFVYVNKLKNQLFKPEENILKHSSLEDVYNDFLYEKLIPYKVSSIGPAVAQADIDNNGFDDLFIGGSSGEKAVLYMNTGMALVKTNIKSIELDYLYEDNSAVFFDADNDGDLDLYVASGIHKSGMSSFQNDRLYINNNGSFVKSTGLIPRNHLNTSTVVAADYDNDGDQDLFVGNLSKRGDFGKSVLSYLLVNNGKGRFEVDTEFKLPSHVTAAEWVDFDDNGMLDLVVSVEWDAPKVYLNTNGRLNLLEIPKNMNGLWQSISVFDVDKDGDKDILLGNWGLNTRLSASSNKPLRMYYSDFNSDGKNETVLAYSVKDDYYPINSKDELQNQMNFIRKKFPTYKSFALKNMDEIFGLKSIEKSTIYEIDNLSSGYLENVNNSFDRFIPFSDEIQLGPINSFGEIRVKESNQLVISGNLKRVNNYNGGYYAMKGFLMESLDDYESLSNLGIAPLKKEIRTIKVLNQKNRSLLLIFPNNGEVKVYSYVD, from the coding sequence ATGAAGTTGAGTATTAATCTTTTTTATTTTTTAGTATTATTTGTTTTTTTAAGTTTTTTTCTTGGTTGTAATAAGAATGTAGTAACAGAGAAAACTTATCTATTGGAGAAATTAGAATCTTCTGAGACTGGAATAGATTTTGTAAATCAAATAGATGAAAACTCGGAGCATAGTATCATAAATTATTTATATTTCTACAATGGAGGGGGGGTGTCTGCTGGTGATGTAAATAATGATGGTTTGGTAGATCTTTATTTTGTTTCAAATATGAAAGAGAATAAGTTGTATATCAATAAGGGTAATTTTGAATTTGAGGATGTTTCTATGAAGTCAAATACAGAAGGTAAATCTGAGTGGAATACTGGTACGACAATGATTGATATTAATAATGATGGATTCTTAGATATATACGTATGTGCTGTAAGTGGGCTTTTAAATTTTAAAGGTCGTAATGAGCTTTTTGTTAATAATGGAGATGGAACATTTACGGAGGATGCAAAAAGTTATGGTTTAGATTTTGAAGGATATGCTACTCAGGCATATTTTTTTGATTATGATAAAGATGATGATTTAGATGTCTATATCGTTAATCATGCGGTGCATACTACTTTGTCTCATGGGTTGGCTAGTGTTCGTAATAAGCGTGTTCCATTTGTTGGAGATGTTTTGTTGAATAATGAAAATGGAGTATTTAAAGACGTCAGTGAGTTGTCTGGAATCTATGGAGGTGTTAATGGTTATGGTTTAAGTGCGGCGATAGCAGATTTTGATAATGATGGGTGGGATGACATTTATGTTTGTAATGATTTTCATGAAGATGATTATTATTATATAAATAATCGTGATGGTACTTTCAGGGAAAGCTTAGGAGAATCATTTTCTACGATAAGTAGGTTTTCAATGGGGAGTGATGCTGCAGATGTAAATAACGATGGTTATTTAGATTTAATCACATTGGATATGTTGCCATATGATGAAAGGGTAGTTAAGGAGAGTGAAGGGGAGGATGCTATGTTTCATATGAATGAAAGGTTGCGAAAATTAGGATACAAAGACCAATTTGCCAGGAATATGATGCAAATTAATAAAGAAGGAAAGTATTTCACGGAAACAGCCCTGTTTAATGGTATTGAGGCAACAGACTGGAGTTGGGGACCTTTAATTGCAGATTTTAATAATGATGGTTTCAATGATTTGTTCATATCAAATGGAATTTTACGCAGGCCTAATGATTTAGACTTTAAGATATTTGTCTCAAATGCTTTTAAGGGGAGAACATCTGATCAAGGTTTAAAATGGTTGTATAAATCTATTGATAGTATGCCTTCTGGTTTAGTTTCAAATGAAATTTTTGAAGGAGGGCTTCATAAATTTAAAAATAAAACGGGTTCTTGGTTTAAAGAAACTCCTACATCATCGAATGGAGCTGCATATGTAGACTTAGATAATGACGGAAATTTAGATCTTGTTATTAATAATTTACGAGAAGAAGTTAGTATTTATAAGAATACTTCAGGTAAGTCTAATAATTTTATTTCGTTTAAATTTAATTATAAACCCAAAAATAATTCAGGAATTGGAACTAAAATTAAGGTGTATGCAGGCGGAGTAATGCAATTTAAGCAATTATATAAATCCAGAGGATTTTTATCATCTACGGATGATAAGTTGCATTTTGGTTTAAACGGAAACAATCAAGTAGATTCTGTTCGTATAATTTGGCCCAATAACACGTATCAAACTCTATTCAGTCCAGAAATTAATAAAACACATGATATAACATTATCTAGTAATAGTGAGAATTTTGTTTATGTAAATAAATTAAAAAATCAATTATTCAAACCAGAGGAAAATATTTTAAAACATTCTAGTTTGGAAGATGTTTATAATGATTTTTTATATGAAAAATTAATACCCTATAAGGTTTCATCTATCGGTCCGGCTGTAGCACAAGCCGATATTGATAACAATGGTTTTGATGATCTATTTATTGGAGGCTCTTCGGGGGAAAAAGCTGTTTTGTACATGAACACAGGTATGGCACTAGTTAAAACTAATATCAAAAGTATAGAACTAGATTATTTGTATGAGGATAATAGTGCTGTGTTTTTTGATGCAGATAATGATGGAGATTTGGATTTGTATGTCGCTTCGGGGATTCATAAGTCAGGAATGAGTTCTTTTCAAAATGACAGATTGTATATTAATAATAACGGTTCTTTTGTTAAGTCGACAGGACTAATTCCAAGAAATCATTTAAATACTTCAACCGTTGTTGCTGCAGATTATGATAATGATGGCGATCAAGATTTATTTGTAGGGAATTTATCCAAACGTGGTGATTTTGGAAAATCTGTTTTGTCATACCTATTAGTAAATAACGGAAAAGGTAGATTTGAAGTTGATACTGAATTTAAGTTGCCTTCTCATGTTACCGCTGCAGAATGGGTCGATTTTGATGATAATGGGATGTTAGATCTAGTAGTTTCTGTAGAATGGGATGCTCCAAAAGTTTATTTGAATACTAACGGAAGATTGAATTTATTAGAGATACCTAAAAATATGAACGGACTTTGGCAAAGTATTTCAGTCTTTGATGTAGATAAGGATGGGGATAAGGATATATTATTAGGTAATTGGGGGTTAAACACTAGATTGAGTGCAAGCTCAAATAAACCTCTTAGGATGTATTATTCTGATTTTAATTCGGATGGAAAGAATGAAACGGTATTGGCTTATTCTGTTAAGGATGATTATTATCCTATAAACTCCAAAGATGAATTGCAAAATCAGATGAATTTTATAAGGAAAAAATTCCCTACCTATAAAAGTTTCGCTTTAAAAAATATGGATGAAATTTTTGGATTGAAGAGTATTGAAAAGAGTACAATTTATGAGATTGATAATCTATCTTCTGGTTACTTAGAAAATGTGAATAATTCTTTTGATCGGTTTATTCCTTTTTCAGATGAAATACAACTAGGTCCTATTAATTCTTTTGGAGAAATAAGAGTAAAAGAGTCAAATCAATTAGTTATATCTGGTAATTTAAAGCGAGTTAATAATTACAATGGAGGTTATTATGCTATGAAAGGTTTTTTAATGGAAAGTTTAGATGATTATGAATCTTTATCAAATTTAGGCATAGCACCTTTAAAAAAAGAAATAAGGACAATTAAAGTGTTAAATCAAAAAAATAGGTCCTTGTTGTTAATTTTTCCAAATAATGGAGAAGTTAAAGTATATTCTTATGTGGATTAG